From Microbacterium sp. LWH7-1.2:
CGCCTGGCCGGACTCGACGTCCGTCGGCAGTTCGAACGCCAGACTTCCCGACTGCGGGATGCCGACGGAGAGCGGCGCCCGTGCGAGCGAGTCCGGCCGGTCGCTCGCACTGTAACGGACGCCGTCGATCTCGATCATCGCGTGCTCGAGGCGGGTGAGGGCCTCCGACGTCACGGCCGCGACCTCGAGGTCGATCACCACCCAGTTCCCCTCCGCGACCCAGTTCCCGTCGTGCTCGCCGACCTGGGCGGCGCGACGGATCTCGATGACCGTCGCGGCGATGTTCCGGCCCGTCGCCGTCTCGCCCATCTCGGCCTCTACGACGAAGGGAGACTGCGACTGCTCCTCGCCGGGCGTCGCGAACGCGACGAACCACGCCGCGACGAGCAAGGATGCTCCCACAGCCCAGGGCGCCCAGCGCGGCAGGCCGCGGTCAGCTGCCATCTTCGCTGTCCTCCTCGACGCCCGCTCCCACGTCGTTCACGCTCACCGTCACCGTGGCGTCGGCGACCGGGTCGTCCCACCACTGCCCGGCCGTCACGAAGGAGCCGGTGTACAGCGAGAGATCGTACAGAGTCACCTCCACATCCTGGCCGTCCTCGAAGGCGGCGGCATCGACGGCCCAGGCGTACACGAGCTCGGCGGGCACGCCTGGCTGCAGCGCGGGGGATGAGGTGGCGTCGTCCATGCGTGCGGCGGCGGCGTCCGTCTTGCCGACGTCGGCCACACGAAACGAGCCGGCGACTCCGCTCGCGCCGGTCGAGGGGAGCGGCTCATCCCAGCGGTTCTCCACCTCGACGACGAGCGCGAGCACGCGCTGCCCGTCCTCGACGTACACCCCCGCCTCGGACAGGTCGTCGATCAGCACGGCACGCTGCACGGTCAGCGACCGCTGGCCGGTGACGTGCGCCTCACCGGGATCCAGCTTCGACAGCTCGGGCGGTGCGGCGGTCGCAAGACCTCCGAACGCGGCCGTCGCGAGCAGGAACGCGCCCGTGGCGAGGCCCGCGAACCACTTCGTGGGCACCCGGTCGCTCGCCGCCTGCAGCCAGGCGAAGCGGCGTCGCGGTGTGCGGGTGGCGTCGGGCGGCTCGGACACGAGCCCAGCCTAGGAGGAACAGGATGCAATCGTCGGCGGGATGGACACGTCAGTGCAAGGGCGGCGAGGGAAACGCGTCATGCAACGCGCGCCTCACCTCGAGGATCCCCGCACGGGCGCGGGAGGCCGTGCGCTGAGCGGTGAAGATCTCGCGCGCCGGACGACCGGGCAGCTCGAGCAGCGACACCGGGATCGCGGAGCCGTCCCACAGCAGATCGGGAAGCACGGCGACCGCCTGCCCCGCCGCGACCAGGCGCGCATGGGCCGAAAGGTCCGCCAGCTCGTACCGCACATCGGGCTCGAACCCCGCTGCCCGGCACTGCTGGACGGCCCACAGGCGGGCGGCGGTGCCGGCGGGCTCCATCACCCAGGGGCGGTCCCGCAGATCTTCGAGTGAGCGGGCGGGATCGAGGGATGCCACGGCCAGATGGATCGGGTCGGTGCCGAGCGGGTCGCGCTCCAGGCCTTTCGCGTGGGCGCGCGTGTGGCCGGGGTACTGTTCGGCGATGACGAGGTCCACGCCGCGCGCCGAGAGCTCGAACAGTCCGAGCTCCGGCGGCATCTCGACGAGCTCGACGCGCAGGTCGGGTGCGCGCTCCGCGAGGAGCGCGAGCGCGGCGGGAACGATCGCGAGCGCGGCGGTCTGCATGACCGCGACGCGCACCGGCGCGAGGCCGGGGTGCAGCGACTCGAGCTCGCCGCGCGCCTGCTCGTCGAGATCGAGTGCTCGCGCCGCGTGCGCCGCGAGGACGCGGCCGTGCTCGGTGAGGCGAACGCGGCGTCCTTCCGGCGCCAGCAGGGCGACTCCGGCCTCCTTCTCGAGCTGCGCGAGCTGCTGCGAGATCGTGGACGGACTGTATGAGAGCGCCTCGGCGACCGCCGCGAGCGTTCCCCGCAGCGCGAGCTCGTGGAGCAGTCGCAGGCGTCGCAGTTCGAACATCGGCATCCCATCGAGAATCTCGAATTATATCGATCATAAATGATCGCTTTTCACGAATGAATGGATGCCTCATCCTTGACCTCATGCAGCATGTGGAGCCGATGACGCACGATGAGGTGCAGGCTGGAAGCACGGAGTCCGACGAGGTGACAGCTGGAGTGCGAATGGAAGACCGATCCGACGGGCGCCTGGCCGGCGAGGCCGTCGCCCTGGCGCAGAGGTGGATCGCCGAGAGCGCCGAGGTCGAGGTCGACCCGGCCGCCGAGCGGCTCGCCGGTGTGCTGAAGGACCCGAACGGCCTGCCCTTCACCATCGGGTTCGTCGACGGCGTGATGCGTCCCGAGAGCCTGTCGGCCGCAGCATCCCATCTGCATCGCGTCGCGCCTCTCGTGCCCGAATTCCTGCCGTGGTACCTGCGCGGCGCCGTCCGCGTGGGCGGCGCGGTCGCACCGGTGCTGCCGTCGCCCGTGGTGCCGATCGCGCGCCGGGTGCTGCGCGAGATGGTCGGGCACCTCGTCGTCGACGCCCGTCCCGACAAGCTCGGCCCCGCCATCGCCGCGCTCCGCGAGAACGGCGCACGACTCAACCTGAACCTGCTCGGCGAGGCGGTCCTCGGCGAACAGGAGGCGCTGCGGCGGCTCGAGGGCATTCACGAGCTCATCCGCCGCCCCGACGTCGATTACGTGTCGGTCAAGGTCTCGGCGATCGCCAGCCACATCTCGATGTGGGCGTTCGACGAGGTCGTCGACAAGGTCGTCGACCGCCTCCGGCCGCTGTACCTGACGGCGGCCTCCCCGACGAGCTCGGTGAACGGACCGACGTTCATCAACCTCGATATGGAGGAGTACCGCGACCTCGACCTCACGATCGCGGTGTTCACGCGCCTCCTCGAGGACCCGCGCCTGCGGCAGCTCGAGGCCGGCATCGTGCTCCAGGCCTACCTCCCGGACGCCCTGCCGGCGCTCGAGCGGCTCACCGCGTGGGCGCAGGAGCGCGTCGCCGACGGCGGCGCCCGCATCAAGGTGCGCCTCGTGAAGGGCGCGAACCTCGCGATGGAGCGCGTCGACGCCGTCATGCACGACTGGAGCCTCGCCACCTACGGCGAGAAGGTCGACTCCGACGCGAACTACGTGCGGTGTCTCCGATTCGCTCTCGACCCGGCGCGCACCCGAGCGGTGCGGATCGGCGTCGCCGGCCACAACCTCTTCGACATCGCCTACGCCTGGTTGCTCGCCGGCGCGGCCGGGGTCCGGCACGACGTCGAGTTCGAGATGCTGCTCGGCATGGCGCAGGGCCAGGTCGAGGCAGTCACACGCGAGGTCGGCCATGTGCTGCTGTACGTGCCGGTCGTCCGCCCGGACGAGTTCGATGTGGCCATCAGCTATCTGGTGCGACGTCTCGAGGAGAACGCCTCGAGCGACAACTTCCTCTCGGCCGCCTTCGACCTCGCGGACGACCCGGCGATGTTCGAGCGCGAGCGCGACCGCTTCCTCGCATCGCTCGCCCGCGCCGACGACCCCGCCCTCGCGACGGGGCCCAACCGGGACCAGGACCGCGCCGCTGAGGCGACCGCGACCACGGAATCCGCCGGCGCCGAGGCCCCGCGGGCTCAGGCGCGTCTTCGCAGGGCCGCCGGGTCTTCCGACGAGGCCGGCCTCACACAGGCCGTGATCGGCATCGCGCGCTCGGCGGCGCCGGGCGACACGGCTCCGCTCGAGCGGTCCGTCCCCGA
This genomic window contains:
- a CDS encoding LysR family transcriptional regulator, with product MPMFELRRLRLLHELALRGTLAAVAEALSYSPSTISQQLAQLEKEAGVALLAPEGRRVRLTEHGRVLAAHAARALDLDEQARGELESLHPGLAPVRVAVMQTAALAIVPAALALLAERAPDLRVELVEMPPELGLFELSARGVDLVIAEQYPGHTRAHAKGLERDPLGTDPIHLAVASLDPARSLEDLRDRPWVMEPAGTAARLWAVQQCRAAGFEPDVRYELADLSAHARLVAAGQAVAVLPDLLWDGSAIPVSLLELPGRPAREIFTAQRTASRARAGILEVRRALHDAFPSPPLH